In Triticum aestivum cultivar Chinese Spring chromosome 5B, IWGSC CS RefSeq v2.1, whole genome shotgun sequence, the following proteins share a genomic window:
- the LOC123110440 gene encoding putative disease resistance protein RGA1 isoform X1, with amino-acid sequence MTAEKRIPLHELREITNGFSVDSRIGQGGYGDVYKGLYKGRDVAVKLLHVDTIQGIDDQQYLNEVGNLLRVKHPNIVQLLGYSYETTSELVEHKGKQGLSKHIYRVLCFEYLQGESLDKRLPEESFAPDWSIRYMIIKGICEGLNFLHRCEPPIFHLDLKPANILLDSSMMPKVADFGLSRVISQSHTQVTKQIKGTQAYMPPEFIKDGYISRKNDVFSLGLVMIEIMTGSLGYSGHIEMDEVVQFTQKVLSNWKNRIKATSEYPLEESHQVQTCIDTAMRCMELDRNNRPTIAEVLDTLNKTETHIPKRQMIDVLPCPTIGLRSESNMLEMMVAELNSNDNGHSNSMPTDSSNRAVQQVPDRETSSDVEEVIIGRTEEKQKILSILSEHITEKMVILPIYGIGGIGKTTLAQMVFNDQQFEDYTRVWVYVSPEFNLHKIGNSIIMQLTDKISNISTKQMLHNRLKELFAGKRILIVLDDLWEENPKEFDKLKVMLGLGVGSKVIIVTTRDGGLARKFCSPAVAPYKLETLTVDECWTIIKHKADFENRVDQEQLEHIGREIAAKCGGVALAAQSLGYMLNGMTSDEWESVRDSYIWNLSSLEGHEVLASLRLSYSHMSAWLRLCFSYCAIFPKGHKIVKYDLIHQWIALGFIKQSSIFDSMQLCENYVTQLLGMSFLQYSKTLSSDTKRNEDVILFTMHDLVYDLAKETLSHQISVGGNNCRYTLLSDCRESLQYFVAFPANIRALHFQDCGNKQLRGSAFSPAKCLRVLDLSECFIQKLPDCIGQLKQLRFLHAPRIQDKMIPNCITELSELNYLNLRGSEKITALPESIGDMKGLMHLDLSDCNGILELPISFAELTQLVHLDLSRCRVSISKAFGGFTKLQYLDLTVHYKIVTDRRGLAEVIGNLIKLKYLNLSSCIRIMVPSEYQIGSLLDKISTLSNLEHLVLSENEELSSIPESISNLRKLHTLDLSSCHLKKLPDSINQMVSLKVLNLKGVNWYELSLSRFNCASLPYFEVHASGDKCGSNIVLLEPTNPDVLMIDRLENVKSAGEAHSIKLIEKQKIINLKFEWTVDAARSVDDKEVLEKLVPPSSVHTLDITGYSSVCIPDWLMGIGQYLPNVSYLYLCDFQKCNKLPPLGLLPNLRDLSLTRMEGLEEWNTTHYSGEEGSNELLFPKLEELRIEQCGKLRIKPCLPGESAKYLCIRGCDTMLSSWGERSSHCSTSSSSPLTELEVAESKVPMHQWRLLHHLPALRKLTITDCSDLTTSPEIIHSLSSLRALCFVLLSQAGLPRGLVELTSLQELTLYRCATISVPEWLGELTSLKRFVIGRCQGMRSLPDSIQATKLEYLQIDDECPTLVKWCKSENNKMKLAHIKKVNFLFDSDEEDESNEEDIADDSDEEEIAETVEETTTIDVANARGAVHNSVAVIHGTVTDEVRQRFRMCCCTVL; translated from the exons ATGACTGCAGAAAAGCGTATACCGTTACATGAATTACGTGAGATTACAAATGGATTCTCAGTGGACTCAAGAATAGGACAGGGTGGGTATGGAGATGTTTACAAG GGACTGTACAAAGGAAGAGATGTTGCTGTGAAGTTGCTTCATGTTGATACGATACAAGGAATCGATGATCAACAATATCTCAATGAAGTTGGTAACCTTTTGAGGGTTAAGCATCCAAATATCGTGCAGTTACTTGGTTATAGTTATGAAACAACTTCTGAATTGGTTGAACACAAGGGTAAGCAAGGTCTTAGTAAACACATATATAGAGTCCTCTGCTTCGAGTACTTGCAGGGTGAAAGCCTAGACAAGCGTCTTCCTG AAGAATCTTTTGCACCTGATTGGAGCATACGTTACATGATTATAAAGGGCATTTGTGAAGGATTAAATTTCCTTCACAGGTGTGAACCACCAATTTTTCATCTTGATCTAAAGCCTGCCAATATATTACTAGACAGTTCCATGATGCCTAAAGTGGCAGATTTTGGATTGTCAAGGGTCATCAGTCAATCACACACTCAAGTCACAAAACAAATCAAAGGAACCCA GGCGTACATGCCACCAGAATTCATAAAAGATGGCTATATCTCACGTAAGAATGATGTCTTCAGTTTAGGACTTGTGATGATAGAGATAATGACAGGGTCTTTGGGTTACTCCGGTCATATAGAAATGGACGAAGTCGTGCAATTTACGCAGAAG GTACTTAGCAATTGGAAGAATAGGATAAAGGCCACTTCAGAGTACCCATTAGAGGAATCACATCAAGTGCAGACATGCATCGACACAGCAATGCGTTGTATGGAACTTGACAGAAACAATCGACCAACTATAGCAGAAGTACTGGATACTCTGAACAAGACAGAAACTCATATTCCCAAGAGACAG ATGATAGATGTGCTCCCGTGTCCAACTATTGGGCTCAGGAGCGAGTCTAATATGTTGGAGATGATGGTTGCTGAACTGAACAGTAATGATAACGGACATAGCAATTCGATGCCAACAGATAGCTCTAACCGTGCTGTGCAGCAAGTTCCTGACAGGGAAACATCATCAGATGTGGAAGAAGTAATCATCGGAAGGACTGAGGAAAAACAGAAAATATTGTCTATTTTATCCGAGCACATCACAGAAAAAATGGTCATCCTTCCAATATATGGCATTGGAGGCATTGGCAAGACAACCTTGGCACAAATGGTATTCAATGACCAACAGTTTGAAGACTACACTCGGGTGTGGGTATATGTTTCCCCGGAATTTAACTTGCATAAGATAGGCAACTCTATAATAATGCAGTTAACAGACAAGATCAGCAATATATCTACCAAACAGATGCTTCATAACCGCCTTAAAGAGCTGTTTGCTGGTAAGAGGATCCTTATTGTTTTGGATGATCTGTGGGAGGAGAACCCAAAAGAGTTCGATAAACTAAAGGTTATGCTAGGGCTTGGCGTGGGAAGTAAGGTGATTATAGTAACTACACGTGATGGAGGCCTCGCAAGGAAATTTTGTAGTCCTGCAGTTGCACCATACAAGCTGGAGACTTTGACGGTTGATGAGTGCTGGACTATAATTAAACATAAAGCTGACTTTGAAAACCGAGTGGATCAAGAACAATTGGAGCATATAGGAAGGGAGATTGCAGCCAAATGTGGAGGAGTGGCCTTAGCGGCTCAATCACTTGGATACATGTTGAACGGCATGACTTCAGATGAATGGGAGTCGGTGAGAGATAGTTATATCTGGAATCTATCGAGTTTGGAGGGCCATGAAGTGCTTGCGTCCTTACGGCTAAGCTATAGCCACATGTCTGCTTGGTTGAGGTTGTGCTTTTCCTATTGTGCAATATTTCCAAAAGGTCACAAAATAGTGAAGTATGATCTAATTCACCAATGGATTGCTCTTGGATTCATCAAGCAATCTAGTATATTTGATTCCATGCAGCTCTGTGAGAATTATGTCACACAACTTTTGGGGATGTCCTTCCTTCAATATTCAAAGACACTTTCA AGTGACACAAAACGAAACGAAGATGTCATATTGTTCACGATGCATGACCTAGTATATGATCTCGCAAAAGAGACCTTGTCGCATCAAATTAGCGTTGGGGGGAATAATTGCCGCTACACATTGCTCTCAGACTGTAGAGAGTCATTGCAGTATTTCGTGGCTTTTCCTGCAAATATAAGGGCGCTGCATTTTCAGGACTGCGGCAATAAACAACTCCGTGGCAGTGCATTTTCGCCAGCTAAGTGCCTCCGTGTCTTGGATTTAAGTGAATGTTTTATTCAGAAGTTACCTGATTGTATTGGCCAACTGAAGCAGCTGAGATTTCTTCATGCTCCACGGATACAAGATAAGATGATTCCCAATTGTATCACCGAGCTCTCAGAATTAAATTATCTCAACCTTAGAGGCTCTGAGAAAATCACAGCACTGCCGGAGTCAATTGGTGATATGAAAGGTCTGATGCATCTTGATTTATCAGATTGCAATGGTATACTTGAACTCCCAATATCATTCGCGGAGCTGACGCAGTTGGTGCATTTGGATTTATCACGTTGCAGAGTATCTATATCAAAAGCTTTTGGTGGCTTTACCAAACTTCAGTACTTGGATTTAACAGTTCATTATAAGATAGTCACAGATAGGAGAGGGCTAGCAGAGGTCATCGGTAATCTAATCAAACTCAAGTATCTAAATCTATCAAGTTGCATTCGGATTATGGTCCCTTCAGAATATCAGATTGGCAGCTTGCTTGACAAAATCAGCACCCTTTCCAATCTAGAGCATCTGGTCTTGTCTGAGAATGAAGAGCTTTCAAGTATACCAGAAAGTATTAGCAACCTCAGGAAGCTTCATACACTGGACCTCTCAAGCTGCCACCTAAAGAAGCTCCCCGATAGTATAAATCAGATGGTTAGTCTGAAGGTTCTAAATTTGAAAGGTGTTAACTGGTATGAATTGTCTCTCTCTCGGTTTAACTGTGCCTCTTTGCCATACTTTGAGGTGCATGCTTCAGGTGATAAATGTGGCAGCAATATCGTTCTGCTTGAGCCTACAAATCCTGATGTGTTGATGATAGATAGACTTGAAAATGTGAAGTCTGCAGGAGAGGCACACAGTATAAAACTAATAGAGAAACAAAAAATTATAAATCTAAAATTTGAATGGACTGTAGATGCTGCGAGGTCTGTGGATGACAAGGAGGTGTTGGAAAAACTAGTGCCGCCAAGCAGTGTACATACATTGGATATAACTGGTTACAGCAGTGTCTGCATTCCAGATTGGCTTATGGGTATCGGGCAATATCTCCCTAATGTTTCTTACTTATATTTGTGTGATTTTCAGAAGTGCAACAAGCTACCACCACTTGGTCTACTACCAAACTTACGAGACCTGAGTCTCACCCGTATGGAGGGCTTGGAAGAATGGAACACGACACATTACAGTGGCGAGGAAGGTTCAAATGAGCTCTTGTTCCCTAAGCTTGAGGAGTTGAGGATAGAGCAATGTGGCAAGCTGAGGATAAAACCGTGTCTGCCTGGGGAGAGCGCCAAGTATTTGTGCATACGAGGTTGTGATACTATGCTATCATCATGGGGAGAGCGCTCGTCACACTGCAGTACTTCCTCCTCTTCTCCGTTAACTGAGCTGGAAGTTGCTGAAAGCAAGGTGCCCATGCATCAGTGGAGGTTGCTTCACCACCTCCCTGCCCTTCGTAAATTAACTATCACTGATTGCAGTGATCTGACCACCTCACCTGAGATCATCCACAGCCTCTCTTCCCTTAGAGCGTTGTGCTTTGTATTATTGTCGCAGGCAGGACTGCCGAGAGGGTTGGTTGAACTGACATCTCTGCAGGAACTAACTCTGTATCGGTGTGCAACCATATCAGTACCAGAGTGGTTAGGGGAATTAACCTCTCTCAAGCGTTTTGTGATAGGGCGCTGCCAGGGGATGAGGTCTTTGCCTGACAGCATACAAGCGACGAAGCTTGAATATTTACAAATTGACGACGAATGCCCTACATTGGTGAAGTGGTGTAAATCAGAGAATAACAAGATGAAGCTCGCTCACATAAAAAAAGTG AACTTCCTATTCGACTCAGATGAAGAAGACGAGTCAAATGAAGAAGACATAGCAGATGACTCAGATGAAGAAGAGATAGCGGAGACCGTTGAGGAGACAACCACAATTGATGTGGCCAACGCAAGAGGTGCCGTCCACAATTCAGTAGCTGTCATTCATGGCACTGTGACTGATGAGGTGCGCCAACGGTTCAGGATGTGCTGTTGTACAGTGCTGTGA
- the LOC123110440 gene encoding putative disease resistance protein RGA1 isoform X2: MIIKGICEGLNFLHRCEPPIFHLDLKPANILLDSSMMPKVADFGLSRVISQSHTQVTKQIKGTQAYMPPEFIKDGYISRKNDVFSLGLVMIEIMTGSLGYSGHIEMDEVVQFTQKVLSNWKNRIKATSEYPLEESHQVQTCIDTAMRCMELDRNNRPTIAEVLDTLNKTETHIPKRQMIDVLPCPTIGLRSESNMLEMMVAELNSNDNGHSNSMPTDSSNRAVQQVPDRETSSDVEEVIIGRTEEKQKILSILSEHITEKMVILPIYGIGGIGKTTLAQMVFNDQQFEDYTRVWVYVSPEFNLHKIGNSIIMQLTDKISNISTKQMLHNRLKELFAGKRILIVLDDLWEENPKEFDKLKVMLGLGVGSKVIIVTTRDGGLARKFCSPAVAPYKLETLTVDECWTIIKHKADFENRVDQEQLEHIGREIAAKCGGVALAAQSLGYMLNGMTSDEWESVRDSYIWNLSSLEGHEVLASLRLSYSHMSAWLRLCFSYCAIFPKGHKIVKYDLIHQWIALGFIKQSSIFDSMQLCENYVTQLLGMSFLQYSKTLSSDTKRNEDVILFTMHDLVYDLAKETLSHQISVGGNNCRYTLLSDCRESLQYFVAFPANIRALHFQDCGNKQLRGSAFSPAKCLRVLDLSECFIQKLPDCIGQLKQLRFLHAPRIQDKMIPNCITELSELNYLNLRGSEKITALPESIGDMKGLMHLDLSDCNGILELPISFAELTQLVHLDLSRCRVSISKAFGGFTKLQYLDLTVHYKIVTDRRGLAEVIGNLIKLKYLNLSSCIRIMVPSEYQIGSLLDKISTLSNLEHLVLSENEELSSIPESISNLRKLHTLDLSSCHLKKLPDSINQMVSLKVLNLKGVNWYELSLSRFNCASLPYFEVHASGDKCGSNIVLLEPTNPDVLMIDRLENVKSAGEAHSIKLIEKQKIINLKFEWTVDAARSVDDKEVLEKLVPPSSVHTLDITGYSSVCIPDWLMGIGQYLPNVSYLYLCDFQKCNKLPPLGLLPNLRDLSLTRMEGLEEWNTTHYSGEEGSNELLFPKLEELRIEQCGKLRIKPCLPGESAKYLCIRGCDTMLSSWGERSSHCSTSSSSPLTELEVAESKVPMHQWRLLHHLPALRKLTITDCSDLTTSPEIIHSLSSLRALCFVLLSQAGLPRGLVELTSLQELTLYRCATISVPEWLGELTSLKRFVIGRCQGMRSLPDSIQATKLEYLQIDDECPTLVKWCKSENNKMKLAHIKKVNFLFDSDEEDESNEEDIADDSDEEEIAETVEETTTIDVANARGAVHNSVAVIHGTVTDEVRQRFRMCCCTVL, translated from the exons ATGATTATAAAGGGCATTTGTGAAGGATTAAATTTCCTTCACAGGTGTGAACCACCAATTTTTCATCTTGATCTAAAGCCTGCCAATATATTACTAGACAGTTCCATGATGCCTAAAGTGGCAGATTTTGGATTGTCAAGGGTCATCAGTCAATCACACACTCAAGTCACAAAACAAATCAAAGGAACCCA GGCGTACATGCCACCAGAATTCATAAAAGATGGCTATATCTCACGTAAGAATGATGTCTTCAGTTTAGGACTTGTGATGATAGAGATAATGACAGGGTCTTTGGGTTACTCCGGTCATATAGAAATGGACGAAGTCGTGCAATTTACGCAGAAG GTACTTAGCAATTGGAAGAATAGGATAAAGGCCACTTCAGAGTACCCATTAGAGGAATCACATCAAGTGCAGACATGCATCGACACAGCAATGCGTTGTATGGAACTTGACAGAAACAATCGACCAACTATAGCAGAAGTACTGGATACTCTGAACAAGACAGAAACTCATATTCCCAAGAGACAG ATGATAGATGTGCTCCCGTGTCCAACTATTGGGCTCAGGAGCGAGTCTAATATGTTGGAGATGATGGTTGCTGAACTGAACAGTAATGATAACGGACATAGCAATTCGATGCCAACAGATAGCTCTAACCGTGCTGTGCAGCAAGTTCCTGACAGGGAAACATCATCAGATGTGGAAGAAGTAATCATCGGAAGGACTGAGGAAAAACAGAAAATATTGTCTATTTTATCCGAGCACATCACAGAAAAAATGGTCATCCTTCCAATATATGGCATTGGAGGCATTGGCAAGACAACCTTGGCACAAATGGTATTCAATGACCAACAGTTTGAAGACTACACTCGGGTGTGGGTATATGTTTCCCCGGAATTTAACTTGCATAAGATAGGCAACTCTATAATAATGCAGTTAACAGACAAGATCAGCAATATATCTACCAAACAGATGCTTCATAACCGCCTTAAAGAGCTGTTTGCTGGTAAGAGGATCCTTATTGTTTTGGATGATCTGTGGGAGGAGAACCCAAAAGAGTTCGATAAACTAAAGGTTATGCTAGGGCTTGGCGTGGGAAGTAAGGTGATTATAGTAACTACACGTGATGGAGGCCTCGCAAGGAAATTTTGTAGTCCTGCAGTTGCACCATACAAGCTGGAGACTTTGACGGTTGATGAGTGCTGGACTATAATTAAACATAAAGCTGACTTTGAAAACCGAGTGGATCAAGAACAATTGGAGCATATAGGAAGGGAGATTGCAGCCAAATGTGGAGGAGTGGCCTTAGCGGCTCAATCACTTGGATACATGTTGAACGGCATGACTTCAGATGAATGGGAGTCGGTGAGAGATAGTTATATCTGGAATCTATCGAGTTTGGAGGGCCATGAAGTGCTTGCGTCCTTACGGCTAAGCTATAGCCACATGTCTGCTTGGTTGAGGTTGTGCTTTTCCTATTGTGCAATATTTCCAAAAGGTCACAAAATAGTGAAGTATGATCTAATTCACCAATGGATTGCTCTTGGATTCATCAAGCAATCTAGTATATTTGATTCCATGCAGCTCTGTGAGAATTATGTCACACAACTTTTGGGGATGTCCTTCCTTCAATATTCAAAGACACTTTCA AGTGACACAAAACGAAACGAAGATGTCATATTGTTCACGATGCATGACCTAGTATATGATCTCGCAAAAGAGACCTTGTCGCATCAAATTAGCGTTGGGGGGAATAATTGCCGCTACACATTGCTCTCAGACTGTAGAGAGTCATTGCAGTATTTCGTGGCTTTTCCTGCAAATATAAGGGCGCTGCATTTTCAGGACTGCGGCAATAAACAACTCCGTGGCAGTGCATTTTCGCCAGCTAAGTGCCTCCGTGTCTTGGATTTAAGTGAATGTTTTATTCAGAAGTTACCTGATTGTATTGGCCAACTGAAGCAGCTGAGATTTCTTCATGCTCCACGGATACAAGATAAGATGATTCCCAATTGTATCACCGAGCTCTCAGAATTAAATTATCTCAACCTTAGAGGCTCTGAGAAAATCACAGCACTGCCGGAGTCAATTGGTGATATGAAAGGTCTGATGCATCTTGATTTATCAGATTGCAATGGTATACTTGAACTCCCAATATCATTCGCGGAGCTGACGCAGTTGGTGCATTTGGATTTATCACGTTGCAGAGTATCTATATCAAAAGCTTTTGGTGGCTTTACCAAACTTCAGTACTTGGATTTAACAGTTCATTATAAGATAGTCACAGATAGGAGAGGGCTAGCAGAGGTCATCGGTAATCTAATCAAACTCAAGTATCTAAATCTATCAAGTTGCATTCGGATTATGGTCCCTTCAGAATATCAGATTGGCAGCTTGCTTGACAAAATCAGCACCCTTTCCAATCTAGAGCATCTGGTCTTGTCTGAGAATGAAGAGCTTTCAAGTATACCAGAAAGTATTAGCAACCTCAGGAAGCTTCATACACTGGACCTCTCAAGCTGCCACCTAAAGAAGCTCCCCGATAGTATAAATCAGATGGTTAGTCTGAAGGTTCTAAATTTGAAAGGTGTTAACTGGTATGAATTGTCTCTCTCTCGGTTTAACTGTGCCTCTTTGCCATACTTTGAGGTGCATGCTTCAGGTGATAAATGTGGCAGCAATATCGTTCTGCTTGAGCCTACAAATCCTGATGTGTTGATGATAGATAGACTTGAAAATGTGAAGTCTGCAGGAGAGGCACACAGTATAAAACTAATAGAGAAACAAAAAATTATAAATCTAAAATTTGAATGGACTGTAGATGCTGCGAGGTCTGTGGATGACAAGGAGGTGTTGGAAAAACTAGTGCCGCCAAGCAGTGTACATACATTGGATATAACTGGTTACAGCAGTGTCTGCATTCCAGATTGGCTTATGGGTATCGGGCAATATCTCCCTAATGTTTCTTACTTATATTTGTGTGATTTTCAGAAGTGCAACAAGCTACCACCACTTGGTCTACTACCAAACTTACGAGACCTGAGTCTCACCCGTATGGAGGGCTTGGAAGAATGGAACACGACACATTACAGTGGCGAGGAAGGTTCAAATGAGCTCTTGTTCCCTAAGCTTGAGGAGTTGAGGATAGAGCAATGTGGCAAGCTGAGGATAAAACCGTGTCTGCCTGGGGAGAGCGCCAAGTATTTGTGCATACGAGGTTGTGATACTATGCTATCATCATGGGGAGAGCGCTCGTCACACTGCAGTACTTCCTCCTCTTCTCCGTTAACTGAGCTGGAAGTTGCTGAAAGCAAGGTGCCCATGCATCAGTGGAGGTTGCTTCACCACCTCCCTGCCCTTCGTAAATTAACTATCACTGATTGCAGTGATCTGACCACCTCACCTGAGATCATCCACAGCCTCTCTTCCCTTAGAGCGTTGTGCTTTGTATTATTGTCGCAGGCAGGACTGCCGAGAGGGTTGGTTGAACTGACATCTCTGCAGGAACTAACTCTGTATCGGTGTGCAACCATATCAGTACCAGAGTGGTTAGGGGAATTAACCTCTCTCAAGCGTTTTGTGATAGGGCGCTGCCAGGGGATGAGGTCTTTGCCTGACAGCATACAAGCGACGAAGCTTGAATATTTACAAATTGACGACGAATGCCCTACATTGGTGAAGTGGTGTAAATCAGAGAATAACAAGATGAAGCTCGCTCACATAAAAAAAGTG AACTTCCTATTCGACTCAGATGAAGAAGACGAGTCAAATGAAGAAGACATAGCAGATGACTCAGATGAAGAAGAGATAGCGGAGACCGTTGAGGAGACAACCACAATTGATGTGGCCAACGCAAGAGGTGCCGTCCACAATTCAGTAGCTGTCATTCATGGCACTGTGACTGATGAGGTGCGCCAACGGTTCAGGATGTGCTGTTGTACAGTGCTGTGA